The Acidimicrobiales bacterium sequence GCCACCCTCGTGGAATGCCGCCTGGAGACGGGTCGCACCCACCAGATCCGCGTCCACCTGGCCGCCATCGGACACCCCGTGCTGGGTGACGCCCGCTACGGCGGCGCCCGGTCGACCGCCCTGGCGCCCCGGCCGTTCCTCCACGCCCACCGCCTGGCGTTCGACCACCCCGTCAGCGGCGAGCGCCGGTCGTTCACCTCGGAGCTGCCCGCCGATCTCCGGGAGGTGCTGGGCCGCTTCGGCTGACGCTCGGCCCGGCGCCGGGCGCCGGGCGCCGGGGATCAGGCGAGGGGTTGGACGGGCTGGGCCCCGCCCCGGGCCGACGTGACCATGTCGGCCAGGGTGAACGAGTCGAGATGGGAACGCATGTGGCGGCCGACCTCGGCCCACACCGCCAGCAGGACGCACTGGCCCTCGTGGTCGCAGGCGCCGTCCTGGTGCGGCTCCCCGAAGTCGCCGGCCACGATGGGGCCGTCCACCGCGCTGACGATCTGGCCCAGGGTGATGTCGACGGGGTCGCGCGCCAGCACGTAGCCGCCGCCGACGCCACGCTTCGAGCGCACCAGCCCGGCGCCCTTGAGAGCGAGGAGGATCTGCTCGAGGTAGGGCTGGGGCAGGCCTGTCCGCTCCGCGATGTCCCGTACGGAGGTCGGGTGGCCGGTGTCGGCGTGCAGGGCCAGGGAGAGCAGGGCCCGGCTGGCGTAGTCGCCCCTCGTCGACACCTTCACGGGACCAATGCTACGGCCGGGCCCGGCGGTGAAAAGGTGACCCCGGGGGTACTACGTTCCCGAGGTGCTCCAGACCAGACCGGTCCCGGTGCTCCCGGCCTACGGCGGGGCATGCCTGTCCTCGCTGGTCCCGGCGCTGCTGTCGCCGGTCCCCGAGGCAGGGGAGTGGATGCCGCTCGCCGTGCGCGAGGCGGCGCAGGTCGTGCTGCTGGTGCTCGACGGCCTGGGCTGGGAGCAGCTGCAGGAGCGGTCGGAGCTGGCGCCGGTGCTCGGTTCCATGGACGGAGGGCCGATCACGTCGGTGGCCCCCACCACCACGGCCACCGCCCTCACCTCCATCAGCACCGGCCTGCCCCCGGCCCGGCACGGCGTCGTCGGCTACCGGGTCCGGGTCGGCGCCCGCGACGTGCTCAACGTGCTGCGGTGGAACACGGCGGCCGGCGACGCCCGGCCCACCGTCCCCCCCGAGGCGTTCCAGACCTCGCCGGCCTTCGGCGGGACGGCGCCCCCGGTGGTCACCCGGGCCGAGTTCGCCACCACCGGGTTCACCGCCGCCCACCTGGCCGGGACCCGCCTGCACGGATGGCGGCTCCCCTCGGCGGTGCCGGTGGAGGTCGGGCGCCTGCTGCGGGCGGGCGAGCCGTTCGTGTACGCCTACTACGACGGTGTCGACAAGGTGGCGCACGACCGCGGGTTCGGCTCGTACTACGACGCCGAGCTGGTCGCCACCGACCGCCTGGTGGGCGACCTGCTGGACGTCCTGCCGCCCGAGGCCGCCCTGGTGGTGACGTCCGACCACGGGCAGGTCCAGGTGGAGGGCGCCGGCATCGAGCTGGCCCCGGAGGTCATGGCCGACGTGGACCTGCTGTCGGGCGAGGGGCGGTTCCGGTGGCTGCACGCCCGGCCGGGCACGGCCGGCCGCCTGGCCGCCACCGCCCGCCGCCTCTACGACGAGGTGGCGTGGGTGCGCACCTTCGACGAGGTCGTCGAGGAGGGGTGGCTGGGCGGCCGGCCGTCGCCCGAGGTCGCCCGCCGGCTGGGCGACGTCGCCCTCGTCCCGTTCGAGCCGGTGGCGTTCCTGGACCCGGCCGACACGGGCGAGTCCCGCCTGGTGTGCCGGCACGGGTCGCTGACGCCGGCCGAGGCGCTCGTGCCCCTTCTGGTCAAGCGGGGCTCGGGCGGGCAAGGATGAGCCCCATGTCGTCCTCCGGCAGCCCGCTCGACCCGCCCGACCGGCTTGCCGTCGACCAGCAGGAGGCACGGGAGCCGGCCCCCGAGATCGTGGGCGACGGCTCGCCCGTGCGCGCCGGGGGTGAGGCCAACGAGACGGTCGAGCACCCGGCCAAGGTGATGCGGATCGCCTCGATGATCAAGCAGCTGCTGGAGGAGGTCCGCCAGGCGCCGCTGGACGAT is a genomic window containing:
- a CDS encoding Rrf2 family transcriptional regulator, which translates into the protein MKVSTRGDYASRALLSLALHADTGHPTSVRDIAERTGLPQPYLEQILLALKGAGLVRSKRGVGGGYVLARDPVDITLGQIVSAVDGPIVAGDFGEPHQDGACDHEGQCVLLAVWAEVGRHMRSHLDSFTLADMVTSARGGAQPVQPLA
- a CDS encoding alkaline phosphatase family protein, whose product is MLQTRPVPVLPAYGGACLSSLVPALLSPVPEAGEWMPLAVREAAQVVLLVLDGLGWEQLQERSELAPVLGSMDGGPITSVAPTTTATALTSISTGLPPARHGVVGYRVRVGARDVLNVLRWNTAAGDARPTVPPEAFQTSPAFGGTAPPVVTRAEFATTGFTAAHLAGTRLHGWRLPSAVPVEVGRLLRAGEPFVYAYYDGVDKVAHDRGFGSYYDAELVATDRLVGDLLDVLPPEAALVVTSDHGQVQVEGAGIELAPEVMADVDLLSGEGRFRWLHARPGTAGRLAATARRLYDEVAWVRTFDEVVEEGWLGGRPSPEVARRLGDVALVPFEPVAFLDPADTGESRLVCRHGSLTPAEALVPLLVKRGSGGQG